The following coding sequences are from one Arcobacter nitrofigilis DSM 7299 window:
- a CDS encoding ABC transporter substrate-binding protein, whose amino-acid sequence MQRRDFMKIAGAASILPFLRYLPTQANAATGSNDVLVVVSGNNINSLDLHRKGTNRPSYQVTVNIYDRLVKFGVKTLPDGSMSYDSTKIEPEVAQSWEFSDDKKSITFKLNPKAKFWDGTPVTAHDVKWSFDRAVTLGGFPTVQMKAGSMSDPKQFVVVDDITFRIDLPFPSKLTLPDLAVPIPFIINSKVAKANATANDPWATEYLHKTPAGSGPYKILRWDPGQQFVYQRNEDYAIAPKPAIKRVIVREVPSASTRRALLERKDADLYTNVPPKDVKEFKEEGKIKVSGAPIDNCIHVLGLNVKYKPFDNKKVRQAIAYAIPYEEILSSAAYGRGKPMFGASNKTPSNIVWPQPSPYNTNIEKAKKLLEEAGFKDGFETTLSYNLGLASWQEPTALLIQEGLKKIGIKAKLDKIPGANWRTAALVEKRLPMHLENFGGWLNYPDYYFFWAYKYGHLFNSSNYKNEKIEKLTDETLHMEIDNPKYENMIKEMIEIVYDDVPRIPLYQPYLDAAMQKNINGYVSWFHRQLDCTTITKS is encoded by the coding sequence ATGCAAAGAAGAGATTTTATGAAAATAGCAGGGGCTGCTTCAATACTGCCTTTTTTAAGATATTTACCAACCCAAGCGAATGCAGCAACAGGAAGCAATGATGTTTTAGTAGTTGTAAGTGGAAACAATATTAATAGTTTAGATTTACATAGAAAAGGTACAAATAGACCTAGTTATCAAGTTACAGTAAATATTTATGACAGACTTGTAAAATTTGGAGTTAAAACTCTTCCTGATGGTTCAATGTCATATGATTCTACAAAAATAGAACCAGAAGTTGCCCAATCATGGGAGTTTTCAGATGATAAAAAATCAATTACTTTTAAACTCAATCCAAAAGCGAAATTTTGGGATGGTACACCAGTTACTGCACATGATGTAAAATGGTCTTTTGATAGAGCTGTTACTTTAGGTGGTTTCCCAACGGTACAGATGAAAGCTGGTTCTATGTCAGATCCAAAACAGTTTGTGGTTGTAGATGATATCACATTTAGAATTGATTTACCATTTCCTTCTAAATTAACACTTCCTGATTTAGCTGTTCCAATTCCTTTTATTATCAACTCAAAAGTAGCTAAAGCAAATGCTACTGCAAATGACCCTTGGGCTACGGAATATTTACATAAAACGCCTGCTGGTTCAGGACCATATAAAATTCTAAGATGGGATCCGGGTCAACAATTTGTTTACCAAAGAAATGAAGATTATGCAATAGCTCCAAAACCTGCAATAAAAAGAGTAATAGTAAGAGAAGTACCATCAGCTTCTACAAGAAGAGCATTATTAGAGAGAAAAGATGCAGACCTATATACAAATGTTCCTCCAAAAGATGTAAAAGAGTTCAAAGAAGAGGGCAAAATAAAAGTTTCTGGTGCTCCTATTGATAACTGTATACATGTTTTAGGATTAAATGTAAAATATAAACCTTTTGATAATAAAAAAGTTAGACAAGCTATTGCTTATGCTATTCCTTATGAAGAGATTTTATCATCAGCAGCTTATGGAAGAGGAAAACCTATGTTTGGAGCAAGTAATAAAACTCCATCAAATATTGTATGGCCTCAACCATCTCCTTATAATACAAATATAGAAAAAGCTAAAAAACTATTAGAAGAAGCTGGATTTAAAGATGGGTTTGAAACAACACTTTCATATAATTTAGGTCTTGCATCATGGCAAGAACCAACAGCACTTCTAATCCAAGAAGGATTGAAAAAAATAGGTATAAAAGCTAAGTTAGACAAAATTCCAGGGGCAAATTGGAGAACAGCGGCACTTGTTGAAAAAAGACTTCCTATGCACTTAGAAAACTTTGGAGGATGGTTGAATTATCCTGATTATTATTTCTTCTGGGCTTATAAATATGGTCACTTATTTAATTCATCAAATTATAAAAATGAAAAAATTGAGAAACTAACAGATGAAACACTTCATATGGAAATAGATAATCCAAAATATGAAAATATGATTAAAGAGATGATTGAAATAGTTTATGATGATGTTCCTAGAATTCCATTATATCAACCATATCTAGACGCAGCAATGCAAAAAAATATAAATGGCTATGTTTCATGGTTCCATAGACAACTTGATTGTACAACCATTACAAAATCATGA
- a CDS encoding ABC transporter permease has protein sequence MKNKVTQILNRLFQSIPSIIGIVIISFLLTRALPGDPAVYFAGAMADKESIEQVRISLGLDKGIVEQFFIYVQNLSHGNLGMSLNTGLPVLKELTTRLPASLELTFLGLSFALIIAIPLGILSATKPGTWIDHLTRVLVTMGVSLPTFFTGLFLIYIFYYLLGIAPSPIGRLEIMYLSPPHVTGFYTIDSLLANDMETFWASVRQLMLPAITLGIFALAPIARMTRSSMLNALSSDFIRTARANGLPRSKILITYALRNSLLSILTTLGMVFSFLLGANVLVEKVFSWPGIGSFAIEALVASDYAAVQGFVLTMALLFVVVNLTIDIILTLIDPRVSIDN, from the coding sequence ATGAAAAATAAAGTAACACAAATACTAAATAGATTGTTTCAATCAATCCCTTCAATTATAGGTATTGTCATAATCTCTTTTTTATTGACACGTGCACTTCCAGGTGACCCAGCAGTTTATTTTGCTGGGGCTATGGCAGATAAAGAATCTATTGAACAAGTACGGATTTCTTTGGGTTTAGATAAAGGCATTGTTGAACAATTTTTTATCTATGTACAAAATCTTTCTCATGGCAATTTAGGTATGTCTTTAAATACTGGTCTTCCCGTTTTAAAAGAGTTAACTACTAGACTTCCAGCCTCTTTAGAATTGACTTTTTTAGGGCTTAGTTTTGCATTAATAATCGCAATTCCTTTGGGTATTTTATCAGCTACGAAACCTGGAACTTGGATTGACCATTTAACTAGAGTATTAGTTACTATGGGAGTATCTTTGCCTACGTTTTTTACGGGACTTTTTTTGATATATATTTTTTATTATCTTTTAGGTATTGCTCCTTCTCCCATTGGACGATTAGAGATTATGTATTTATCCCCTCCCCATGTAACAGGATTTTATACTATTGATTCTTTACTTGCAAATGATATGGAAACATTTTGGGCAAGTGTAAGACAGCTAATGTTACCTGCAATTACACTAGGAATATTTGCTCTAGCACCAATTGCTAGGATGACAAGATCTTCCATGTTAAATGCTTTGTCAAGTGATTTTATAAGAACTGCAAGAGCAAATGGTCTGCCAAGAAGTAAGATATTAATAACTTATGCCCTTAGAAACTCTTTATTATCAATACTTACAACCCTAGGAATGGTTTTTTCATTTCTTTTAGGTGCAAATGTATTGGTTGAAAAAGTATTTTCTTGGCCTGGGATTGGTTCTTTTGCTATTGAAGCACTTGTGGCTTCTGATTATGCAGCGGTTCAAGGTTTTGTACTTACTATGGCATTACTTTTTGTTGTGGTAAATTTAACTATTGACATAATTTTAACTCTTATTGACCCACGTGTCTCTATAGATAATTAG
- a CDS encoding ABC transporter permease, translating to MKQFFTHFKYILKDNLITAFSFFMFFAFVFLAIFGSFIAPYDPLLTNAHAVLSPPTWEHLFGTDNLGRDVLSRVIVATKLDLWIAFSAVILSFFIGSAFGAIAGYLGGWADKIIGRFSDAIMAFPLFVLAMGIVATLGNSIENIIYATAVINIPFYARVTRAEVLIRRDAGYVQAARLNGNSDFRILAFHIFPNCMPPMMIQISLNMGWAILNAAGLSFIGLGVRPPDAEWGIMVAQGATYIVSGEWWLALFPGLALMLAVFCFNLLGDGLRDLVDPKKRT from the coding sequence ATGAAACAATTTTTTACACATTTTAAATATATTTTAAAAGATAATTTAATTACTGCATTTTCATTTTTCATGTTTTTTGCCTTTGTATTTTTGGCTATATTTGGTTCATTCATTGCACCTTATGATCCACTTTTGACAAATGCACATGCAGTTTTATCTCCTCCTACTTGGGAGCATCTATTTGGAACTGATAACTTAGGAAGAGATGTTTTAAGTAGAGTAATAGTTGCCACAAAACTTGATTTGTGGATAGCCTTTTCAGCAGTAATTTTATCATTTTTCATTGGTAGTGCTTTTGGGGCAATTGCTGGTTATTTAGGTGGTTGGGCTGATAAAATAATTGGTCGATTTTCTGATGCAATTATGGCTTTTCCACTTTTTGTTTTAGCAATGGGAATTGTGGCAACTTTAGGAAATTCTATTGAAAATATTATTTATGCAACAGCTGTTATTAATATACCTTTTTATGCAAGAGTAACAAGAGCCGAAGTTCTAATAAGAAGAGATGCAGGATATGTACAAGCTGCAAGACTTAATGGAAATTCAGATTTTAGAATCCTTGCTTTTCACATATTTCCAAACTGTATGCCCCCTATGATGATACAAATTTCTCTAAATATGGGTTGGGCAATATTAAATGCAGCAGGATTATCATTTATAGGATTAGGTGTTAGACCACCTGATGCAGAGTGGGGAATTATGGTAGCTCAAGGAGCCACATATATTGTTTCAGGAGAGTGGTGGTTAGCCTTGTTTCCAGGACTTGCACTTATGCTTGCAGTATTTTGTTTTAATCTATTAGGTGATGGATTAAGAGATTTAGTAGACCCTAAAAAAAGAACATAA
- a CDS encoding dipeptide ABC transporter ATP-binding protein, translating to MYSFLKIDNLSIDFKTRNGTVHGLKNASMNIQKGEVLGVIGESGSGKSITAFTVMGLLDSAGSVTNGKIEFEGFTLTTAKEKDLKEIRGREISMIFQNPRAALNPIRCVGKQIEDVLICHHQASPQNAKEKAIKMLEKVKIVNPQDRYWSYPFELSGGMCQRVMIAIAIACNPRLLIADEPTTGLDVTTQKVIMDLIKELAKEHHMAVMLITHDLGMAAMYCDNICVMQKGEIVEKNSVYELFTKPKHPYTIKLIAASPGPKSKLSDLTAIPEEMEGEKVVSKKQIHNEITKKGEVILEVLNLVKKFPLRDKSSFFAKKKEENTFTAVNGISFNLKKGESLGLVGESGCGKSTTSNMITKLLDPTSGDIILENENITAYTSKQFAAMKQRNKIQMVFQDPTDSLNPRFNAFDCIAEPLRRLLKMRDRKKIKEKVEELSLMVGLPIHLLSRFPHQLSGGQKARVGIARAISVNPKILILDEPTSALDVSVQAVVLQLLDRLKKELGMSYIFVSHDLNVVKLLCERVIVMNRGEIVEQGTVHDILENPQKDYTKKLIASIPHFEPNKLKMA from the coding sequence ATGTATTCATTTTTAAAAATAGATAACTTATCAATAGATTTTAAAACACGAAATGGAACTGTCCATGGACTTAAAAATGCCTCAATGAATATCCAAAAAGGTGAAGTTTTAGGAGTAATTGGAGAGAGTGGTTCTGGTAAATCAATTACAGCTTTTACAGTAATGGGATTATTAGATAGTGCAGGAAGTGTAACAAATGGAAAAATAGAGTTTGAAGGATTTACTTTAACAACTGCAAAAGAGAAGGATTTAAAAGAAATTAGAGGAAGAGAAATTTCTATGATATTTCAAAATCCAAGAGCTGCTTTAAATCCCATAAGATGCGTAGGTAAACAAATAGAAGATGTACTTATCTGCCACCATCAAGCAAGTCCACAGAATGCAAAAGAAAAAGCAATAAAAATGCTTGAAAAAGTAAAAATAGTAAATCCACAAGATAGATATTGGTCTTATCCTTTTGAACTATCAGGGGGAATGTGCCAAAGGGTTATGATAGCAATTGCAATTGCTTGTAATCCAAGACTTTTAATAGCAGATGAACCAACAACAGGACTTGATGTTACTACTCAAAAAGTAATAATGGATTTGATAAAAGAGTTAGCAAAAGAACATCATATGGCTGTTATGCTAATAACCCATGACCTTGGAATGGCAGCAATGTATTGTGATAATATTTGTGTTATGCAAAAGGGTGAGATAGTAGAAAAAAATAGTGTTTATGAACTTTTTACAAAACCAAAACACCCATATACCATAAAACTAATAGCAGCATCCCCTGGTCCAAAATCTAAACTTTCAGATTTGACTGCTATTCCTGAAGAGATGGAAGGTGAAAAGGTAGTCTCAAAAAAGCAAATACACAATGAAATAACAAAAAAAGGTGAAGTTATTTTAGAAGTTTTAAACTTGGTTAAAAAGTTTCCTCTAAGGGACAAAAGTAGCTTTTTTGCAAAGAAAAAAGAAGAGAATACCTTCACAGCAGTAAATGGAATAAGCTTTAATTTAAAAAAAGGTGAAAGTTTAGGATTAGTAGGAGAATCGGGTTGTGGTAAATCTACAACATCAAATATGATTACAAAACTTTTAGACCCAACTTCTGGTGATATAATTTTAGAAAACGAAAATATCACAGCTTACACATCTAAACAATTTGCAGCCATGAAACAAAGAAATAAAATACAAATGGTATTTCAAGATCCAACAGATAGTTTAAATCCTAGATTTAATGCTTTTGATTGTATTGCGGAGCCCCTTAGACGACTTTTGAAAATGAGAGACAGAAAAAAAATAAAAGAAAAAGTAGAAGAATTATCTTTAATGGTAGGACTTCCTATTCATTTACTTTCTAGATTCCCCCACCAACTTTCAGGTGGCCAAAAAGCAAGAGTAGGAATAGCAAGAGCAATATCAGTAAATCCAAAGATATTGATTCTAGATGAGCCAACTTCTGCTCTTGATGTATCTGTTCAAGCTGTAGTTTTACAATTATTAGATAGATTAAAAAAAGAGTTAGGTATGAGTTATATCTTTGTTTCACATGATTTAAATGTTGTAAAGCTATTATGTGAAAGGGTTATTGTGATGAATAGAGGTGAAATAGTTGAACAAGGAACTGTACATGATATTTTAGAAAATCCACAAAAAGATTATACAAAAAAACTCATTGCATCGATTCCTCATTTTGAACCAAATAAACTAAAAATGGCTTAA
- a CDS encoding response regulator transcription factor: protein MKNILKYLTVLYVEDDNEVRENITNTISNIVKKVYSASNAKEALEIYDDIKPDIIFTDIDMEGMNGLELIKEIREEDSQIPVVVLTAYKTESFLMEAVSLHLESYIIKPISYTSLKEALFTCSQKLLERNRFEITFPNGSRYNLHSHIFTNNANEIEKLQNKERLLLETLIEYKNELVFYDIIEENVWEGDLLNKGTLKVLIGKLRQKIGKESILNENEQGYRLLT from the coding sequence ATGAAAAATATATTGAAATACCTTACTGTACTATATGTTGAAGATGATAATGAAGTAAGAGAAAATATCACAAACACTATTTCAAATATTGTTAAAAAAGTCTATTCAGCTTCAAACGCAAAAGAGGCTTTAGAGATATATGATGATATAAAACCTGATATTATCTTCACAGATATTGATATGGAAGGTATGAATGGACTAGAACTTATCAAAGAGATAAGAGAAGAAGATAGCCAAATTCCAGTTGTAGTGCTAACAGCTTATAAAACAGAGAGCTTTCTTATGGAAGCTGTCTCTTTACATCTAGAATCTTATATCATAAAACCTATCTCTTATACCTCTTTAAAAGAGGCTTTATTTACTTGTTCTCAAAAACTACTAGAAAGAAATAGATTCGAAATAACATTCCCAAATGGCTCTAGATATAACTTACATAGCCATATATTTACAAACAATGCAAATGAAATAGAAAAACTACAAAATAAAGAGAGACTTCTTTTAGAAACGTTAATTGAGTATAAAAATGAACTTGTTTTTTATGATATTATAGAAGAAAATGTTTGGGAAGGAGACCTTCTAAATAAAGGAACACTAAAAGTATTAATTGGAAAACTTCGTCAAAAAATTGGGAAAGAGAGTATTTTAAATGAAAATGAACAGGGTTATAGGCTTTTAACTTGA
- a CDS encoding CHASE domain-containing protein, whose amino-acid sequence MIGNKYKLHVSSIIIIGLFLSISISYLINNIEEKNIQSRFQNIVDDKMKSFYREILINLETLYTLSILYNNDQIPSREEFSIEAKKIIKRHSAIHALEWIPIVSNEKRKLFEKNFFFTEESKNNNMVKVGKKDEYFPVYYVEPFKNNEKALGFDLSSDENRYKTIKKALETKSPQVTQAIELVQKKNKKGFLAFLPIFDENQNIKSFVLGVFVIEDIFKKSILEEDKTSNEINFKIFDTTNNINEEIYSHNSLNKIYKHLKYKKDLPVIWSRQWTFEAIPSLKYINERRSFVTELSLFIGILLTIIVSYRINKFYNLKYESIQELKNKDEILYIQSRYATIGETLSNIEHQWRSPLSKVSSNIISLQSEIEFKGMPSQEKLQSSLNNMQNTLVYMSNLVDEFKNFHIQDKIKTNFLFDDTLDIALKLLEHDFTKLELRVKRDNKKNQVRIYGYQNEFSQVLINILSNCRDAFIERRVNKPLVEIFTYEKDNKKFITIRDNAGGIDEKHIENIFEQFFTTKQSSGIGLHLCKMIITEHMNGKISVKNGTFYINKEKCTGAIFTIELPV is encoded by the coding sequence TTGATAGGAAATAAATATAAACTACATGTATCTTCCATAATAATTATTGGACTATTTTTATCCATATCTATTAGTTATCTTATTAATAATATTGAAGAAAAAAATATACAAAGTAGATTTCAAAATATAGTCGATGATAAAATGAAATCTTTTTATAGGGAAATTTTAATAAATCTTGAAACTCTTTATACCCTATCAATTCTTTATAATAATGACCAAATACCAAGTAGAGAAGAATTTTCAATAGAAGCAAAAAAGATTATAAAAAGACATAGTGCTATTCATGCTTTAGAGTGGATTCCAATAGTTTCAAATGAGAAAAGAAAACTTTTTGAAAAGAACTTCTTTTTTACAGAAGAGTCAAAAAACAATAATATGGTAAAAGTTGGGAAAAAAGATGAATATTTTCCTGTATATTATGTGGAACCCTTTAAAAATAATGAAAAGGCCTTAGGCTTTGATTTATCAAGTGATGAAAATAGATATAAAACCATAAAAAAAGCTTTAGAAACAAAAAGCCCACAAGTTACTCAAGCAATAGAGTTGGTACAAAAAAAGAATAAAAAAGGTTTTTTAGCTTTTTTACCTATTTTTGATGAAAATCAAAATATCAAAAGTTTTGTTCTTGGTGTTTTTGTTATAGAAGATATATTTAAAAAATCAATTTTAGAAGAGGACAAAACCTCAAATGAAATAAATTTTAAAATATTTGATACTACTAATAATATAAATGAAGAGATTTATTCTCACAACTCTTTAAACAAAATATACAAACACCTAAAATATAAAAAAGACCTACCAGTTATTTGGTCTAGACAATGGACCTTTGAGGCAATTCCTAGTTTAAAATATATAAATGAAAGAAGAAGTTTTGTTACAGAACTAAGTCTGTTTATCGGAATTCTTTTGACAATCATAGTTTCATATAGAATCAATAAATTTTATAACTTGAAATATGAATCAATACAAGAACTTAAAAATAAAGATGAGATTTTGTATATCCAATCTCGTTATGCCACAATTGGTGAGACCCTATCAAATATCGAACATCAATGGAGAAGTCCCTTATCAAAAGTATCTTCAAATATCATATCCCTACAAAGTGAGATAGAGTTTAAAGGTATGCCATCCCAAGAAAAGCTCCAAAGTTCACTTAATAATATGCAAAATACTTTAGTGTATATGAGTAATCTTGTAGATGAATTTAAAAATTTCCATATTCAAGATAAAATCAAAACTAACTTCTTATTTGATGATACTTTAGATATCGCCCTAAAACTTTTAGAACACGATTTTACAAAATTAGAATTAAGAGTTAAAAGGGATAATAAAAAGAATCAAGTAAGAATATATGGTTATCAAAATGAGTTTTCCCAAGTACTTATTAATATCTTATCTAATTGTAGAGATGCCTTTATAGAAAGAAGAGTAAATAAGCCTTTAGTGGAAATATTTACCTATGAAAAAGATAATAAAAAGTTTATAACAATAAGAGACAATGCAGGTGGAATAGATGAAAAACATATCGAAAATATATTTGAACAATTTTTTACTACAAAACAAAGTTCAGGTATAGGATTGCACTTATGTAAAATGATTATAACTGAACATATGAATGGAAAAATAAGTGTAAAAAATGGCACCTTTTATATAAATAAAGAGAAGTGTACTGGTGCTATATTTACAATTGAGCTTCCAGTTTAG
- the recQ gene encoding DNA helicase RecQ: MNNKHKILKDIFGHEHFRSFQEEVVDSIINKQDVLTILPTGGGKSLCYQLPTLLMSGTTVVISPLIALMQDQIKALNDLDIKADMISSSQTNDENGFTMQKLLRGELKFIYVAPERFTSNDFVGVLQRININYFVIDEAHCVSAWGHEFRAEYRNLDKLKRLFPDTAIAAFTATATKKVEADIASNLNLQGAKHFRAKTIRNNLDIKVEPRISNGKKQILSFLKAHKGLCGIIYTFTRKEAESTAQFLCENGYTAKAYHAGLSPAVKDEVYDDFVYEKIDIVVATIAFGMGIDKSNIRFVIHTSLPKTLENYYQEIGRAGRDGDMSYVYLLYSKSDEVKRKIQIEDAIDTGYKQTGLDKLEAMYRYCVSNNCRHKIIANYFEDECEDCKTLCDNCTKGDIEQVDVSIDVQKFLSAVYRSGQRFGVNHIIDILRGSKNQKLLEFAHDKLSVYGLGADKSKNEWVAIADKLIDIQALNLGEFRALKISTLGMEILKGNEKVLIDSDKLGIAQKIEEEVTELSFDEELYEKFRTLRREIAQESEVPAYVIFGDKTLKELASKLPLTKEEILDINGVGLVKYEKYGESFLTLCKSIKEEFSEKLENKAPLKKLTKTYLETFELIQDGKTVEEIAQIRDLGLTSILSHVSVLSEHEKISKEKKEELLKPLEIPFEIKQWIEQGLKYETLKELRQYLYLYDYMKKENN; the protein is encoded by the coding sequence ATGAATAATAAACACAAAATACTAAAAGATATTTTCGGGCATGAACACTTTCGAAGCTTCCAAGAGGAAGTTGTAGATAGTATCATTAATAAACAAGATGTATTGACCATCTTACCAACTGGTGGTGGTAAATCACTTTGTTATCAACTCCCAACTCTTCTTATGTCTGGAACGACAGTCGTAATCTCTCCACTTATTGCTCTTATGCAAGACCAGATAAAAGCACTCAATGACTTGGATATAAAAGCTGATATGATAAGCTCATCACAAACAAATGATGAAAATGGCTTTACTATGCAGAAGCTTTTACGAGGGGAGTTGAAGTTTATCTATGTAGCACCTGAGCGATTTACTTCCAATGATTTTGTAGGAGTGTTACAACGAATCAATATCAACTATTTTGTAATAGATGAAGCTCACTGTGTATCTGCTTGGGGACATGAGTTTAGAGCTGAGTATAGAAATCTTGATAAACTAAAAAGACTTTTTCCTGATACTGCTATAGCTGCATTTACTGCAACTGCAACTAAAAAGGTGGAAGCTGATATTGCTTCAAATCTAAACTTACAAGGGGCAAAACACTTTAGGGCAAAAACAATTAGGAATAACCTTGATATAAAAGTTGAACCTCGAATTTCAAATGGTAAAAAACAGATATTAAGTTTTCTAAAAGCACATAAAGGCTTGTGTGGGATTATCTATACTTTTACTCGAAAAGAAGCAGAAAGTACGGCACAATTTTTATGTGAAAATGGATATACAGCTAAGGCTTATCATGCTGGATTATCACCAGCTGTTAAAGATGAAGTTTATGATGATTTTGTTTATGAGAAGATAGATATTGTTGTGGCAACTATTGCTTTTGGTATGGGAATTGATAAATCAAATATAAGATTTGTTATTCATACAAGCTTACCAAAAACACTTGAAAATTATTACCAAGAGATAGGTAGAGCAGGGCGAGATGGGGATATGTCTTATGTATATTTACTTTATTCAAAATCCGATGAGGTAAAAAGAAAAATACAAATAGAAGATGCTATAGATACAGGATATAAGCAAACAGGACTTGACAAACTAGAAGCTATGTATCGATATTGTGTATCAAATAATTGTCGTCATAAAATTATCGCAAACTATTTTGAAGATGAGTGTGAAGATTGTAAAACCTTGTGTGATAACTGTACAAAAGGTGATATTGAACAAGTTGATGTGAGTATAGATGTTCAAAAGTTTTTAAGTGCTGTTTATAGAAGTGGTCAAAGATTTGGAGTAAATCATATTATAGATATTTTAAGGGGTTCAAAAAATCAAAAGCTTTTGGAGTTTGCACATGATAAACTTAGTGTTTATGGTTTGGGAGCAGATAAAAGTAAAAATGAGTGGGTGGCTATTGCTGATAAACTTATAGATATACAAGCTTTAAATTTAGGTGAATTTAGAGCATTAAAAATCAGTACCCTTGGTATGGAGATACTAAAAGGAAATGAAAAAGTTCTAATAGATAGTGATAAACTTGGTATTGCTCAAAAGATTGAAGAAGAAGTTACGGAACTGAGTTTTGATGAAGAGTTATATGAGAAATTTAGAACTTTAAGAAGAGAGATAGCCCAAGAGAGTGAAGTACCAGCATATGTGATATTTGGGGATAAAACTCTAAAAGAGTTAGCTTCAAAACTTCCCCTTACAAAAGAAGAGATATTAGATATCAATGGAGTAGGTCTTGTAAAATATGAAAAATATGGTGAGAGTTTTTTAACTTTATGTAAAAGTATAAAAGAGGAGTTTAGTGAAAAACTAGAAAATAAAGCTCCACTTAAAAAACTTACGAAAACCTATTTAGAGACTTTTGAGTTAATTCAAGATGGGAAAACAGTAGAAGAGATAGCACAAATAAGAGATTTGGGTTTGACTTCTATTTTATCACATGTTTCAGTTTTAAGTGAGCATGAAAAAATATCAAAAGAGAAAAAAGAAGAGCTTTTAAAACCCCTTGAAATACCCTTTGAAATAAAACAATGGATTGAACAAGGTTTAAAATATGAAACTCTAAAAGAGTTAAGACAATACTTATATCTCTATGATTATATGAAAAAAGAGAATAATTAA